GGCTCTGTTTATTTTTGAAAGCAACAAGAAGAAGCAGCTCCTGTTTGACCCCTCCACCAAGAAGATCCGTGGCATAATCAGCGCGGCGTTCGCAGATGCCACCTGCGTGTTCGAGAATGGCGGGTGGCTGCTCATGCTCCAGCACAAGCAACTTGGTTTCCAGGAGCAGAAAGAGCAGACCATCTTCCTTGTGCATGCCAGCACCGGCAGGAGGCTGGAGCTGCCGGCGTGCTCTTCTGTCATTGACGGGCCCTTTGTTTTCTACGTCGGCTCCAGTGAGGTGCCTCTGGTCGTCGCGTGCATTGAGACCATCTCCGGGGTTCCAACCGTCCATGTTGCCTGCCCTGGAGACATTTACTGGAGCGTCTACAAGAACATGGAAGATTGCATGCACCTACCGCTGGATCCACACAGGCGCATCAAGTGCACCCTCATTATCGATGCCGTCTTGCTCGGGAAGCAGGCCGTCTGCGTCGACTACCATGGGAAGATCTTGATCTTCGACGTCACGGAGATGAGCTGGAGGAGGACCGCTCTTTCAAAGAGGTGGAACGAAAGGGATGCTCACTTCCTTGTGGCATCCGGTGAAAATGTTGTGCTCATCTCGTGCCGTCGCTTTCGTGGACGGTTCTGTGATTTCAAGTTCTTCAAGCTGGATGCTGAAGCACTGGAGTGGTCGCCTCTAGATGACGCAGAGCTTGATGGTTGCAGCTGGTTTCTTTACAGAGGCCGCTCCATCCTTGCGAGGGAGGAAGGCAAGAGGAAAGTCTACACCTTCTATCCAAGCCAGTGGGGTGGCTCGACGCCGATTGATGCCGACAGCTCGAGGAAGAGGAAGGTAGCCCATATGAAGTCATTGTCTTCCAAAGAGAAGTCGGTTACGAATATATTCATGCATGATTTAGAAGATGGCGTCGTCAGGAAGGTTCTCCCGGCTTCAATTGTGACCGAGGAACGGCATTGGCTTCGGTCTAGTGTCTTTGGTTGATCATTTCAGTAATCGTATGTAATAAAATATGTTGTCTCAAGTTGCATTACGAAACTTGAGTACCAACACAAACTTGCAAATAGGAAGATTTTATTGTTTTGCTTTGGAAGTTCACAAAGTCTTGCAAGCTGCAAAATTAAGCAAGGCTGagacaaccaacacaataaagatTACATGAGGCACGCATGCTTCACTAATCCTGTTGCTAGACCAACCACCATCAAATCCTGCATATCATATCAAGTGGATATGTTGCATGCCGTTAACACAGCCATCCAGATGGGTTGCCACTGAGTGATTGTGAAAATTGACTATGTGCAACTGAAGACAGCGGTGAGCAATGAAGACTATAATCTTTCTGCATTAGGAGCTATCTTCAAAGATATTAAGTTTCAACTGAGAGTGGATTTCAATGATGTAACTGTTGTGTCTTGTCCTCGGACTTGTAATTTAGTTGCACATTGTTTAGCTGCGTATGATGCTAAACTAGGAGCTGGCAAATGCGAGATTTGGCTCGGCCAGCATCCAGACCTTGTAAATGATGCTGTTGTTGGCGACTTGTCCAGCCCTTGTATGCTtaatggaatgcatcgtgttcccttcaaaaaataaataaattggatGCACATATAGCGCACACATCCACCCGGATTTGGGCCCTAAGCTTTCGGTTCAGCCCAGCTAACTAATTACTGTTGAACATATTCGTGATGCTCGAAGGTGGCGGTGAGTTAAACGCAACATGAGTAGTGCGCCAAATTAGCAAGAGGACCTGACCGGAACAAGTGGTGTATTGTTTCATCTTTGTCACAACACTTGTTGCCCGGCCATCTCTGCTTGGTCATGCTGTCTTTTGttaacacaacttctatacatatATACCACACCAAATTAATTTATTTGACATCAAACCACCGCCCTCCCGTGCCCGGGCGAGGCCAAGaaagcagcccaagacaaaaccTCGACGGCACTGACAGCCGGCTCCACGCGCGCGTGAACCGGTGTTGCACACGCCACGCAGGCACTCGGCTAGCGCGCCTATCGTGCCCTACCCAGCCTGGCGAAGGGCGAGGACGCCATCAGGTGAGTCCGGATGGCCCGTCGCGCGCAAGGTAGCTCACGGGCGCACCCGACGTCGCCCAATGGTGGTGGCCCTGACACGCATCCGCAGTCCACCCATGATGGACTACAGAAGCGAGCCGCTCGGACCCGCGCTATTCAGGCATATCGGATGGCatggaggtgttggggaacgtagcagaatttttaaaattttctacgcatcaccaagatcaatctatggagtcatctagcaacgagggagagaggagtgcatctacatacccttgtagatcgcgtgcggaagcgttcaagagaacggggttgatggagtcgtactcgacgtgatccaaatcaccgatgaccaagtgccgaacggacggcacatccgcgttcaacacacgtacggttgggaagacgtctcctccaacttgatccagcaagggggaaggagaggttgaagaagatccagcagcacgacggcgtggtggtggaagcaacggtgatctcggcagggcttcgccaagcgcagggagacggaggagtgtcaagggagggagagggagaggccagggacttaggtgcggctgccctccctcccccctactatatatagggtgcctaggggggcgccggccctaggagattcaatctcctgggggggcggccaagggggtgccttgctccccaaggcaagggtggtgccccccacccctagggtttcaaaccctaggcgcagggggaggcccaagaggggtgcaccagcccactaggggctcgttcccctcccacttcagcccatggggcccttcgggataggtggcaccacccggtggacccccgggacccttccggtggtcccggtacaatatcgattatccccgaaactttcccgatggccgaaatttgacttcctatatataaatcttcacctccggaccattccggaactcctcgtgacgtccgggatctcatccgggactccgaacaactttcgggttaccgtatgctaatatctctacaaccctagcgtcaccgaaccttaagtgtgtagaccctacgggttcgggagacatgcagacatgaccgagacgcctcttcggtcaataaccaacagcgggatctggatacccatgttggctcccacatgctccacgatgatctcatcggatgaaccacgatgtcgaggattcaatcaatccgtatacagtttcctttgtcaatcggtacgttacttgcccgagactcgatcgtcggtatcccaatacctagttcaatctcgttaccggcaagtcactttactcgtaccgtaatgcatgatcccgtgatcaaccacttggtcacattgagctcattatgatgatgcattaccgagtgggcccagagatacctctccgtcatacggagtgacaaatcccagtctcgattcgtgccaacccaacagacactttcggagatacctataa
The sequence above is drawn from the Triticum aestivum cultivar Chinese Spring chromosome 7A, IWGSC CS RefSeq v2.1, whole genome shotgun sequence genome and encodes:
- the LOC123154249 gene encoding uncharacterized protein; amino-acid sequence: MEQDALLAYSQQAKLPLALFIFESNKKKQLLFDPSTKKIRGIISAAFADATCVFENGGWLLMLQHKQLGFQEQKEQTIFLVHASTGRRLELPACSSVIDGPFVFYVGSSEVPLVVACIETISGVPTVHVACPGDIYWSVYKNMEDCMHLPLDPHRRIKCTLIIDAVLLGKQAVCVDYHGKILIFDVTEMSWRRTALSKRWNERDAHFLVASGENVVLISCRRFRGRFCDFKFFKLDAEALEWSPLDDAELDGCSWFLYRGRSILAREEGKRKVYTFYPSQWGGSTPIDADSSRKRKVAHMKSLSSKEKSVTNIFMHDLEDGVVRKVLPASIVTEERHWLRSSVFG